A single genomic interval of Lepisosteus oculatus isolate fLepOcu1 chromosome 12, fLepOcu1.hap2, whole genome shotgun sequence harbors:
- the LOC102685876 gene encoding TLR4 interactor with leucine rich repeats-like has translation MAKFVIYLISLFPYKIQASLCPEACNCNDMDVFCSNSGLTYVPQILGTHSPAQYLSLGGNFIRSVGTGDFLFYTQLNRLDLQYNVISSIQPRSFESLKKLKELYLGHNRISFLVNQSFSGLSNLLYLDLNKNQLSSVQRDAFNGLVNLRKLRLSGNDVSYLPSGLFSNLKMLELLYLEDNRISSLSRNVFKGLGNLRELYLSRNNVTILSGDVFKHLRSLSDIQLDDNAITRIWNGNFLTLSELKTLSLSNNVITEIDSGAFNGLSKLKVLNVDGNRISAIGKQFLSRSLHLEEIDLSGNLIGTVEESALDGLRFLTVLKLNNNNLRYLNPGVFKTNLQLSILDLHDNPWHCNCGIIDLKNWLKSSSDRILTTFVKCSIPEKLKGMYLDFVSSEVIQSADPACPDTMLSDEPGTFMTGNRLAMQRDTEEEKETHTRATATRVFTMPDSFTTVIKNTTKRHITSAESGKPQSLTTQATSSYGNRSMSQNTATPTLVTTTAFNKPSHLKNITPCDYNQNAILNISARVVTSNSAEISWNLARAGKEHVYFRIMYDQFDGNIRFSRFINVNKGNVCNLRDLRASTSYFVCVESVVNEKVCEVAPRDLCIGIVTKGEENSTPDPQLVILYISGANAVAITITLVIIICAVVKKTRKSPPDSSIPQFV, from the coding sequence atggCAAAGTTCGTAATTTATCTTATTTCACTTTTTCCTTACAAAATTCAAGCTTCGTTGTGCCCTGAAGCTTGTAATTGCAACGATATGGACGTATTTTGTTCTAACAGTGGATTGACCTACGTACCCCAGATTCTCGGAACACATTCACCGGCGCAATATTTGAGTTTAGGGGGCAACTTCATCCGGTCTGTTGGCACCGgtgatttcttattttacaCGCAACTGAACAGACTGGATCTTCAATACAATGTCATCAGCAGTATCCAACCTCGTTCCTTTGAATCGCTAAAAAAATTGAAGGAGCTTTATCTGGGACACAATCGTATTTCATTTTTGGTAAATCAAAGTTTCTCCGGACTATCGAATCTGCTTTATTTGGATTTAAACAAAAACCAGTTGTCCTCGGTGCAAAGAGATGCATTTAATGGACTAGTAAACCTTAGAAAACTGCGGCTCAGCGGCAACGATGTCTCTTATCTACCTAGTGGTTTATTTTCCAACCTTAAGATGCTGGAGTTGTTATATCTGGAGGACAATAGGATCTCATCTTTATCCAGAAATGTATTCAAAGGATTGGGGAATCTGCGTGAGTTGTATCTGTCAAGGAACAATGTGACAATCTTATCTGGAGacgtttttaaacatttaagatCACTTTCGGATATACAATTGGATGATAATGCTATCACGCGAATATGGAATGGTaattttttgacactttcagaacTTAAAACGCTCTCTTTGAGTAACAATGTTATTACCGAGATCGATTCAGGCGCGTTTAATGGATTATCCAAACTGAAGGTCTTGAATGTTGATGGAAACAGAATTTCAGCGATAGGAAAACAATTTTTGAGTCGCAGTCTTCATTTGGAGGAAATAGATTTAAGCGGCAATCTAATCGGGACGGTGGAAGAAAGTGCATTAGATGGTTTACGATTTCTAACAGTTTTGAAactaaacaacaacaacctgAGGTATCTGAATCCCGGGGTTTTTAAGACCAACCTGCAGTTATCCATTTTAGATTTGCATGATAACCCATGGCACTGCAACTGCGGAATAATTGATCTAAAAAACTGGCTAAAATCTTCTTCGGACAGGATACTAACTACTTTTGTAAAGTGTTCTATACCAGAAAAGCTTAAGGGAATGTACCTTGATTTTGTAAGCAGTGAAGTTATCCAAAGCGCAGACCCAGCTTGCCCTGATACGATGCTCTCTGATGAACCAGGAACATTTATGACTGGTAACAGATTGGCAATGCAGCGCGACACCGAGGAAGAGAAAGAAACTCACACAAGGGCAACAGCAACCCGGGTCTTTACCATGCCTGATTCATTCAcaactgtaattaaaaatacaacaaagcgCCATATAACAAGTGCCGAGTCAGGTAAACCTCAAAGTCTAACAACACAAGCAACATCCTCTTATGGTAATCGGAGTATGTCGCAGAATACGGCAACACCGACACTTGTCACAACCACCGCTTTTAACAAACCATCACATCTGAAGAACATTACACCCTGCGATTACAACCAAAATGctattttgaatatttctgCTAGGGTGGTCACCTCTAATTCAGCAGAAATATCGTGGAATCTGGCCCGCGCTGGTAAAGAACATGTGTATTTTAGGATAATGTACGACCAATTCGATGGCAACATCAGATTCAGTCGCTTCATAAACGTCAACAAAGGCAACGTTTGTAATCTTCGGGATCTAAGGGCGTCAACTTCTTACTTTGTCTGCGTGGAAAGCGTTGTTAATGAGAAAGTTTGTGAAGTAGCACCAAGAGATCTCTGCATTGGAATTGTCACAAAGGGCGAAGAAAACTCAACCCCCGATCCGCAGCTCGTCATTCTGTACATCAGCGGAGCAAACGCGGTGGCGATAACAATCACCTTAGTCATCATTATATGCGCAGTTGTTAAGAAAACGAGGAAGTCTCCTCCAGACTCATCTATTCCGCAGTTTGTGTAG